The Centroberyx gerrardi isolate f3 chromosome 24, fCenGer3.hap1.cur.20231027, whole genome shotgun sequence genome includes a region encoding these proteins:
- the LOC139927772 gene encoding uncharacterized protein LOC139927772, translating to MVLSTSQQVVVAFTAVLFTFVVLPRMFGVGGGTGTKETRGFDHRYNRKGPGPGAVRGQPVSMNAPGSAQTIENMQQMKMMMEQEMKSDKFKSNSNKGYVFTLMPLYAIGVGVFAAYKFLKIKSADDSQAQKNKVSKGAKKSAEAENQLNELEQRLAQTERMLNSILTQLDPLTNCVKSVAQEQKNEIMSQLQTIRCLMKKRGMDCPPLNLHEASGERNLDDLIESLAARDTLAADASPEENQTCAGTAEASEQVRPQAAATGAEELGEQIPEESEREEEEDMEEEEEDEDEEEEEDGEEEEEEELDDSELMPSLEESHETNIEDVGAEQPASGLRRRNRPE from the exons atggtTTTGTCAACATCACAACAAGTCGTCGTGGCTTTCACGGCGGTGCTTTTCACATTCGTCGTCCTGCCCAGGATGTTTGGTGTCGGCGGGGGGACCGGGACGAAGGAGACAAGGGGATTTGACCATCGCTACAACAGAAAGG GTCCCGGCCCGGGCGCGGTGAGAGGTCAGCCCGTCAGCATGAACGCCCCCGGCTCGGCTCAGACCATCGAGAACATGCagcagatgaagatgatgatggagCAAGAGATGAAGAGCGACAAGTTCAAATCCAACAGCAACAAGGGCTACGTGTTCACCCTGATGCCCCTGTACGCCATCGGAGTGGGCGTGTTCGCCGCCTACAAGTTTCTGAAG ATCAAGTCTGCAGACGACTCCCAGGCTCAGAAGAACAAAGTCTCAAAAGGGGCGAAGAAATCAGCCgaggcag AGAACCAGCTGAACGAGCTGGAACAGAGGCTGGCGCAGACAGAGAGGATGCTCAATTCCATCCTCACCCAGCTGGATCCGCTCACCAACTG cgtGAAGTCGGTGGCCCAGGAGCAGAAGAACGAGATCATGTCTCAGCTGCAGACCATCCGCTGCCtgatgaagaagagagggatggactGTCCGCCCCTCAACCTCCACG AGGCGTCTGGCGAGCGCAATCTGGACGACCTCATCGAGTCGCTGGCGGCCCGCGACACTCTGGCAGCGGACGCGTCTCCGGAGGAAAACCAAACCTGTGCAGGAACAGCGGAGGCTTCTGAACAGGTCCGTCCCCAGGCCGCCGCGACGGGCGCCGAGGAGCTGGGAGAACAAATACCAGAGGAgtctgagagggaggaggaggaggacatggaggaggaggaggaggatgaggatgaagaggaagaggaggatggagaagaggaggaagaggaggagttggATGACAGTGAGCTCATGCCCTCTCTTGAGGAGTCTCACGAGACAAACATTGAGGATGTTGGAGCGGAGCAGCCTGCGTCCGGCCTGAGGCGACGCAACCGGCCCGAATGA
- the cmah gene encoding cytidine monophosphate-N-acetylneuraminic acid hydroxylase has product MTCQGAKVVLSLEAEAVSSLREGINFKKNPQDGKCYIIYKSEKDLKACKNQCKHQGGLFIKDIEDLGGRTVKCTKHNWKLNVSTMWYANPPDSFMQEELEVEVLEGGGLQLVELSPPDPWLQDPQDPLELQEGEATVTYFTHACMELQLGGRRIVFDPWLKGPAFARGWWLLHEPPADCLDRLCTADLIYISHMHSDHLSYPTLKVLSERRPDIPIYVGDTSRPVFWYLEQSQVKLTNINVVPFGVWQNIDEQLRFMILMDGVHPEMDTCIIVEYKGHMILNTVDCTRPNGGRLPHGVDLMMSDFAGGASGFPMTFHGGKYTEPWKAEFIKTERKKLLNYKAQLVKSLQPRIYCPFAGYFVEAHPSDSYIKDTNVKNSAEDLNALISKSAPGIRTWTPKPGAVLDLSLALRHTASSEAVTDPPAGAKIYKDSWDFDSYVDELNSAVSCEIFKHRSWIQVYYTWAGFKNYNLVLRVIETDDDFTPLTRGYDYLVDFQDLSFPTERPDREHAYIETRNRIGVMRFVVLNGLLWDDLYIGFQNRISRDPDIYHHKFWNHFQTELPVAGPDWDRFLQRVTPVLQPDAAEEERKDGGYCVLA; this is encoded by the exons ATGACTTGCCAGGGAGCGAAGGTGGTGCTGTCACTGGAAGCTGAAGCAGTGAGCTCACTCAGAGAAGGAATCAACTTCAAGAAAAACCCACAGGATGGTAAATGCTACATCATATACAAGAGCGAGAAAGACCTCAAAGCCTGCAAGAACCAGTGCAAACACCAAGGCGGGTTATTTATCAAAGACATCGAGGACCTGGGCGGCAG GACTgtcaaatgtacaaaacatAACTGGAAGTTGAATGTGTCAACAATGTGGTATGCCAATCCACCAGATAGCTTCATGCAGGAAGAGCTTG aggttgaggtgctggagggggggggtcttCAGCTGGTGGAGCTGAGCCCCCCCGACCCGTGGCTGCAGGACCCTCAGGATCCGCTGGAGCTGCAGGAAGGAGAGGCGACA GTGACGTACTTCACCCACGCCTGCATGGAGCTGCAGCTCGGGGGGCGGCGGATCGTGTTCGACCCGTGGCTGAAGGGTCCCGCCTTCGCCCGGGGCTGGTGGCTCCTCCACGAGCCTCCGGCCGACTGCCTGGACAGACTCTGCACAGCGGACCTCATCTACATCAGTCACATGCACTCAGACCACCTCAG tTACCCCACACTGAAGGTCTTGTCAGAAAGGAGGCCAGACATCCCCATTTATGTTGGTGACACATCCAGACCGGTGTTTTG gtatttgGAGCAGAGCCAAGTCAAGCTGACCAATATCAACGTGGTTCCCTTTGGCGTCTGGCAAAAC ATTGACGAGCAGCTGAGGTTCATGATCCTGATGGATGGCGTGCATCCTGAAATGGACACCTGCATCATCGTCGAATATAAAG GTCACATGATCCTGAACACAGTGGACTGCACCCGGCCGAACGGCGGCCGGCTGCCGCACGGCGTCGACTTGATGATGAGCGACTTCGCAGGCGGAGCGTCCGGCTTCCCCATGACCTTCCATGGAGGGAAATACACCG AGCCGTGGAAGGCAGAGTTCATTAAGACTGAAAGGAAGAAGCTGCTGAACTACAAGGCCCAGCTGGTGAAATCTCTGCAGCCAAGGATCTACTGTCCGTTCGCCGGTTATTTTGTGGAGGCTCATCCGTCAGACAG ctacATTAAGGACACGAATGTTAAAAACAGTGCAGAAGATCTCAATGCTCTCATCAGTAAGAGTGCACCGGGCATCAGAACATGGACGCCGAAGCCGGGCGCCGTGCTGGACCTCAGCCTCGCTCTGAGACACACAGCGAGCAG TGAGGCCGTCACCGATCCTCCAGCCGGTGCAAAAATCTACAAGGACAGTTGGGACTTCGACTCGTATGTGGATGAGCTGAACAGCGCCGTCAGCTGTGAGATATTCAAACATCGCAGCTGGATCCAGGTTTATTACACCTGGGCAGGCTTTAAAAACTACAACCTGGTCTTACGG GTCATCGAGACGGATGACGACTTTACGCCCCTCACCCGCGGCTACGACTACTTGGTGGACTTCCAAGATCTGTCGTTCCCCACCGAGCGGCCTGACAGAGAGCACGCCTATATAGAG ACTAGAAACAGGATTGGGGTGATGAGGTTCGTGGTGCTGAACGGCCTCCTGTGGGACGACCTGTACATCGGCTTCCAGAACCGCATCAGCCGAGACCCAGACATCTACCACCACAA GTTCTGGAACCACTTCCAGACCGAGCTCCCGGTCGCCGGGCCGGACTGGGACCGGTTCCTGCAGCGGGTGACTCCCGTCCTGCAGCCTGacgcagcagaggaagagagaaaggacgGAGGCTACTGTGTGTTGGCATGA